In Hemitrygon akajei chromosome 12, sHemAka1.3, whole genome shotgun sequence, a single window of DNA contains:
- the tmem275a gene encoding transmembrane protein 275, translating into MMFTEKNSTTVPQKSGQKKTRPQGLPSPALCCACGLCIMLAGINITLVGAFAFGTFLPVNNPPIIIGPILLVVAFTFFVACCICSRRPPAHGQRKSKPGSNIGIIKPGHATFEIETSEHTVQDTTAVQLSPTNSPVSSKKSTPVHENSKTCKLFTMDGNNPGAKYTPGAEAVQLNLPQDVDSSS; encoded by the coding sequence ATGATGTTTACCGAGAAAAATAGCACTACAGTCCCTCAGAAGTCTGGGCAGAAGAAGACAAGACCACAGGGTCTTCCGTCTCCAGCTCTTTGTTGTGCCTGTGGCCTCTGTATCATGTTGGCAGGGATTAATATCACTCTCGTGGGAGCCTTTGCCTTTGGCACCTTCTTGCCAGTGAACAATCCTCCCATCATTATTGGGCCCATTTTGCTGGTGGTTGCTTTTACCTTCTTTGTAGCCTGTTGCATCTGTAGTCGGAGACCCCCTGCCCATGGTCAGAGGAAGTCCAAACCTGGATCCAATATTGGTATCATCAAGCCCGGTCATGCTACATTTGAGATTGAGACTAGTGAACACACTGTGCAAGACACAACTGCAGTTCAGCTTAGCCCAACAAACTCACCGGTGTCTTCTAAGAAATCTACCCCAGTACATGAAAACTCAAAGACATGTAAACTCTTTACAATGGATGGCAACAACCCTGGAGCTAAGTATACACCTGGAGCTGAAGCAGTACAGCTGAACTTACCCCAGGACGTGGATTCATCCTCATAG